Within Saccharomonospora cyanea NA-134, the genomic segment TGGCCACACATTCGCCCTGGCTGCGTTCCGCGTGCACGAGGTAGCGCCCCTCCTCCGTGTCGAGCCAGCTCAACGACTGGGAGCCGGTGTCGCCTCGGCCGTCGACGGTGATGTGCCCACCACCGAGTCGCCGGCCGGACAGGGCGAGACGAAGCCGGTCCTCGTCGCCCATCCGGTACCCGCGCCGTTGCGGTCGCGGGGCGTCGACGGTGCCCACCACCTCCAGATTGCCGAAGGCGCTGGTCTCCTCCTCGTCCTCGGCCCGTTCAGCCGCCTTGCGCGCGTCCCACGCCGTCGCGTGTTCGGTGACGCGGCCCCGAACGGTGACCGTCGACCCCGGAGCCGGCGGCATCTGCGGCAGCACCCCGGAGAGCACCTCGACGAGTTCGTCGTCCGAGAACAACGAGAACAGCAGCTCGTCGGCACCGGCGTGCTGGGTCACGCCCAGAGCCTGGGCACCGTCGGTGAGGGCGAGAACCGCGATGTCGGAACCGAAACCGTCGACACCGCTGATGGCCACACTGACCCGGAAGTCGGCGAACAGGCCGAACGTCGTACGCAGGGACGGATGCAGCGCCGTTCCGGTGGACAACCCGCGTTCGGCGAGCCGCTGCCCCACGATCGCTGTCAACCGAACCCGCCGAGCCGGGTCGGTGGTCGTGTTGCGCAACCTCAGCGGAAACCGGCGGACATCGACACCGAGCGCCTGCCCGACGACGTCGGCCTCCACACTGCCCAACACGAATTCGTATGTCTCGGACACGTCGCCGAAAGCCGCCTTTCCAGGAAAAGGTGCACGACAGGGAAAGCACGAGGTGCCGCCTCGGCACGGGACAAGCACAGTTGATCACACACCCGGCTCATGCCACAACACGGGGTACGTTCTCCGCTCACCTGAGCGCAACGGGTTCCCTGTAGGGCCCACTCTGGACCAGCACACACCCTGCCCGCTACATTGAGCACCCTCCGCGAGAGAGCGGCTGTCCGTCCCCATTCGCGCATCCGTTCTCGCGCATCGCGAGCTGACACCTTTCACCCGCGCCGCGGACAATGATGTCCGCCTGTTCCGCATGCCAGAAATCTGTTCGAGGAGTGGGAGTGCAACCGAACGTTCGATCAGGAGAAGATTTCCAGCACCTCCTCGACAAACAGGTCAGGGAGATGCAGGAAAAGGCCGCGGCGTTGAAGGAGGCGTTCTCCGCGGCGGGGACGACGGTGAGCTCCCGTGACGGCTCGGTCACCGTCACGGTGGAGCCGAACGGCGCGCTGAGCAACCTCCAGCTCGGCCACCGAGCCTGCGAACTCGGACCTGCCAGGCTCACGACGACGATCATGGAGACTGTACGGGAGGCGCAGCGGCAGACCGCCCGCCGAGTGTCGGATTCCTTCACCCTCGTCAACGGAGACGGTGAGACGGCCGAACTCGTGCGCTCGTTCCTTCCCGTCGAGGAGCCGACCGAAGAGGAAGCGGCACAGGAGAAGTTCGCCGCCGACATGGCGCCGGAACCGGAGCCCACGCCCCCCGCTGCGCCGACCGCCTCGCCACGCCCCACGCCACGCCGACGCAGGCCCACGACTTCTGACGGCGAAGACGAAATGAGGCCGTGGTGAGCACCGGTTTCCGCGTAGAGAGCGAATACCTGACGAAGTTCGCCGATCACTTGGACACGCTGCGCGACAACATCGACTCGACCGCCGGGGTCGTCGGGGGATGCGTAGGCGACGTCGGGATCTTCGGCCTGGTCGGACAGCTTTTCGGCGCCGGCGCGAGCGCGCACTGCGACAAGGCGAGAGACCAACTCAACTCCTATTCCGAGGACATTTCCCGGTGCGCCGAGGACTTGCGTCAGGCCGCCAGGGCCTACGAATCCGGAGATGACGAGGC encodes:
- a CDS encoding ESX secretion-associated protein EspG → MSETYEFVLGSVEADVVGQALGVDVRRFPLRLRNTTTDPARRVRLTAIVGQRLAERGLSTGTALHPSLRTTFGLFADFRVSVAISGVDGFGSDIAVLALTDGAQALGVTQHAGADELLFSLFSDDELVEVLSGVLPQMPPAPGSTVTVRGRVTEHATAWDARKAAERAEDEEETSAFGNLEVVGTVDAPRPQRRGYRMGDEDRLRLALSGRRLGGGHITVDGRGDTGSQSLSWLDTEEGRYLVHAERSQGECVATYEPAGRAEVARAIRETLARAY
- a CDS encoding YbaB/EbfC family nucleoid-associated protein, producing the protein MQPNVRSGEDFQHLLDKQVREMQEKAAALKEAFSAAGTTVSSRDGSVTVTVEPNGALSNLQLGHRACELGPARLTTTIMETVREAQRQTARRVSDSFTLVNGDGETAELVRSFLPVEEPTEEEAAQEKFAADMAPEPEPTPPAAPTASPRPTPRRRRPTTSDGEDEMRPW
- a CDS encoding type VII secretion target — protein: MSTGFRVESEYLTKFADHLDTLRDNIDSTAGVVGGCVGDVGIFGLVGQLFGAGASAHCDKARDQLNSYSEDISRCAEDLRQAARAYESGDDEAELNISRYQV